TCAAACTACCCTTGATAAGGAGCTGAAAATGTCCAAAGGAACGATCCTGATCGTGGAGGACCAACCGGGGTTCCGCCGCATCTACCACGACGTCCTGAAGAACGACGGCTACGAGGTCCTGGAGGCCCAGGACGGCGAACAAGGCCTGGAAATGGTCAACGCCCACAAGCCCCATCTGATCCTGCTCGACCTGGGCCTTCCCAAGATCGACGGGTTCGAGGTCCTCAAGAGGGTCCGGGCGAACCCCGCCACCGCCAAGATCCCCGTGATCATCTTTTCGGTCCTGGGGGAGCAAAAGGACGTTAAAAAAGGGCTCGAATTGGGCGCCAATGACTATACGGTCAAAGGTTTCTATACCCCGCGCCAGATCCTCAGCAAGGTCCGAGGCCTCATCACCCAGTCGGAAGTCCCCAAACCCCACCATTCCTATAAATTGAAGATGGAGACCACCCATGAGGACGCCTCCCTCCTTCAGACCGAGATCGGCCTGGCCAAAGGCTTCCTCTGCCCCCATTGTGGTAAGGAGATGCTCCTGGAACTCTTCCCCGATTACGTCAAGAACGAGGGGCACTGGTTCACCGCCCACTTCACCTGTGGGAGCTGTGGGAAGACCTTCTGATCCTTCCTGGGTAAAAACGACCCGAAACTCCCCCGGATTACCCCTTTCCAAGTTCCGCCCTGCCGGATAACAAGGTTTTTTTTGGCATCCTCTTTGCCCTTCTTAAGAACAAATTCCAAAAGGAGGATGCCATGATCTTGACCATCGAGGACATCGAGAGGAGCGCCCCCAAGGACCCGGTCCCCGTGGTCCATAAGGGGACCATCCTGATCGCCGAGGACCAGAAGGGATTCCGCCGGGTCTACCGGGATGTCCTGGAACAGGACGGTTACCAGGTCCTGGAGGCCACCAACGGCGAGGAAGCCTGGGAAATGATCATCACCCAAAAACCGGGGGTCGTCCTCCTCGACCTTGGGTTGCCCATCTTGGACGGTTTCCGGGTCCTGGAAAAGGCCCGCCGCAGCGAACAGACCAAGGACATCCCCATCATCATCTTTTCCGTCCTGGGCGAACCTCGCGATGTGAAAAAGGCCATGGACATGGGGGCCAATGACTACACCGTGAAGGGCTTCTACACCCCGCGCCAGGTGTTGGGCAAGATCAAGGACCTGCTCAAGACCCCGGGCCAGTCGGGCCAGACCACTTCCTACCGGCTCGTGGTCGAGAATGACCGCAAAGGAGCGCCCCGCCTGGAACAGGACCTGGGCCTGAAGAACGGGTTCCAGTGCCCCGAGTGCGGGACGGCCATGGAAGCGGAATTCTTCCCCGACTACGCG
This region of bacterium genomic DNA includes:
- a CDS encoding response regulator, with the translated sequence MSKGTILIVEDQPGFRRIYHDVLKNDGYEVLEAQDGEQGLEMVNAHKPHLILLDLGLPKIDGFEVLKRVRANPATAKIPVIIFSVLGEQKDVKKGLELGANDYTVKGFYTPRQILSKVRGLITQSEVPKPHHSYKLKMETTHEDASLLQTEIGLAKGFLCPHCGKEMLLELFPDYVKNEGHWFTAHFTCGSCGKTF
- a CDS encoding response regulator, whose amino-acid sequence is MILTIEDIERSAPKDPVPVVHKGTILIAEDQKGFRRVYRDVLEQDGYQVLEATNGEEAWEMIITQKPGVVLLDLGLPILDGFRVLEKARRSEQTKDIPIIIFSVLGEPRDVKKAMDMGANDYTVKGFYTPRQVLGKIKDLLKTPGQSGQTTSYRLVVENDRKGAPRLEQDLGLKNGFQCPECGTAMEAEFFPDYARADGHWFAARFVCPQCDRSF